In Malus sylvestris chromosome 16, drMalSylv7.2, whole genome shotgun sequence, the following are encoded in one genomic region:
- the LOC126606859 gene encoding uncharacterized protein LOC126606859 produces MNFQQNHSRRILPPVQPRKRKESSSNGFKQPAPKAPKAPSTTTFPRARSKTTSSAPSSNRLLAGYMAYEFLTKGTLFGQKFDPAGDEAVPLAGKPIESGQGAGTGAAQESYSEVASLLKTDGAHIPGIVNPTQLAKWIQMGQCLW; encoded by the coding sequence ATGAATTTCCAGCAAAACCACAGCCGTAGGATTCTGCCACCTGTCCAGCCCAGAAAGCGAAAGGAGAGCTCATCGAACGGCTTTAAACAACCGGCTCCGAAGGCTCCAAAGGCTCCAAGCACAACGACGTTTCCAAGGGCTCGGAGCAAAACGACATCTTCGGCGCCGTCGTCCAATCGACTTCTGGCCGGCTACATGGCGTACGAGTTTTTAACCAAGGGCACACTGTTTGGTCAGAAGTTCGACCCGGCTGGAGATGAGGCAGTTCCGCTGGCGGGGAAGCCGATCGAATCCGGACAAGGAGCTGGTACGGGCGCAGCGCAGGAGAGTTACTCTGAGGTGGCGAGCTTACTGAAGACGGATGGGGCCCACATTCCGGGGATTGTAAACCCGACGCAACTGGCGAAATGGATTCAGATGGGACAGTGCTTGTGGTAG